One stretch of Buteo buteo chromosome Z, bButBut1.hap1.1, whole genome shotgun sequence DNA includes these proteins:
- the RASGRP4 gene encoding RAS guanyl-releasing protein 4, which yields MDPRESKRKPPGGTAARRPCRRRLTCPTAREISRAMASAGLGELPQACSLDQLLERCLDAFDLDGRLCRGEYTVDMTLTVHGWVVPSAELARRLLVFYQEAMRDGREERALRVCLFVRHWVTHYPEAFRLEPALDEALGELRRAALHGGHEGHEGHEGHEGHARLLDFGHMLCPRPAGLSPPRARTPPGPPGPPKRKVSLLLDHLEVGELARHLSGLEHRAFCRLSCQDCRRYVQRGGARGTPALERAVALCNGVCRWVQLTVLSRPTAPQRAEVVAKFTRVTQELRELQNFNTLMAVVGGLCHSSISRLKATQALLPPEVAKALGAMAELVSSRGNFGAYRRAFGGCRGFRLPLLAVHLKDLAALDAALPGVLPGGGLNLPKLHGLYQHALDLRALQRLAPPFRTDPHLLRLLALSLDTAHTEEELYALSHAREPPSPKATPPLTDKTPRDGEWGPPGTPKAEPRGCGPPDTPEVEPVERDGELSHHFHEATFKKPTFCQVCNGCLWGVSKQGYRCRGCGTSCHKQCKGLVEAECRSRPPPCAPHPGSGGDEEEEEEEEEEEEEEGGGFAQGGSRRDAWTQTEPGTPPDPPGLLERIEQLREERDRLLEENRRLRPAPPPPPLPPPLAALRALRLRDPPPPPD from the exons ATGGACCCCAGGGAGAGCAAGAG GAAGCCCCCCGGGGGGACCGCGGCCAGGCGGCCGTGCCGGCGGCGTCTGACGTGCCCCACGGCGCGGGAGATCAGCCGGGCCATGGCCagcgcggggctgggggagctgccgCAGGCCTGCAGCCTCGACCAGCTGCTGGAGCGCTGCCTCGATGCCTTCG ACCTGGACGGGCGGCTGTGCCGGGGCGAGTACACGGTGGACATGACGCTGACGGTGCACGGCTGGGTCGTGCCCTCGGCCGAGCTGGCCCGACGCCTCCTCGTCTT CTACCAGGAGGCCATGCGGGACGGGCGGGAGGAGCGGGCGCTCCGTGTCTGCCTCTTCGTCCG GCACTGGGTCACCCACTACCCCGAGGCCTTTCGCCTGGAGCCGGCGCTGGACGAGGCGCTGGGGGAGCTGCGGCGGGCGGCGTTGCACGGGGGGCACGAGGGGCACGAGGGGCACGAGGGGCACGAGGGACACGCTCGGCTGCTGGACTTCGGCCACAT GCTGTGCCCGCGGCCggctgggctgagccccccccggGCACggaccccccccggcccccccggcccccccaagCGCAAGGTCTCGCTGCTCCTGGACCACCTGGAGGTGGGCGAGCTGGCCCGGCACCTCAGCGGCCTCGAGCATCGTGCCTTCTGCCGCCTCTCG TGCCAGGACTGCCGGCGGTACGTCCAGCGTGGGGGGGCGCGGGGGACCCCCGCCCTGGAGCGAGCCGTCGCCCTCTGCAACGGGGTCTGCCGGTGGGTGCAGCTCACGGTGCTGAGCCGCCCCACGGCCCCCCAGCGCGCCGAGGTGGTCGCCAAGTTCACCCGCGTCAcccag gagctgcGGGAGCTGCAGAACTTCAACACGCTGATGGCGGTGGTGGGGGGGCTCTGCCACAGCTCCATCTCCCGCCTGAAGGCCACCCAGGCCCTGCTGCCCCCCGAGGTGgccaag GCCCTGGGAGCGATGGCGGAGCTGGTGTCGTCGCGAGGGAATTTCGGGGCGTACCGGCGGGCGTTCGGGGGGTGCCGGGGGTTCCGCCTGCCGCTGCTGGCCGTGCACCTCAAGGACCTGGCGGCGCTGGACGCGGCGCTGCCGGGGGtcctgcccgggggggggctcaACCTCCCCAAACTCCACGGCCTCTACCAGCACGCCCTCGACCTGCGGGCCCTCCAGCGCCTCGCCCCCCCGTTCCGCACGGACCCCCACCTCCTGCGCCTGCTGGCC ctgtcccTGGACACGGCGCACACCGAGGAGGAGCTGTACGCGCTCTCGCACGCCCGtgagccccccagccccaaggcCACG cccCCCCTGACCGACAAGACCCCCAGGGATGGCGAGTGGGGCCCCCCCGGTACCCCCAAAGCTGAGCCCCGCGGCTGTGGCCCCCCCGACACCCCCGAGGTGGAGCCGGTGGAGCGGGATGG ggagctCTCGCACCATTTTCACGAGGCCACGTTCAAGAAACCCACCTTCTGCCAAGTGTGCAATGGCTGC cTCTGGGGTGTCTCCAAGCAGGGATACCGCTGCCGGG gcTGCGGGACCAGCTGCCACAAGCAGTGCAAGGGGCTGGTGGAGGCCGAATGCAGGAGCCGGCCCCCCCCGTgcgccccccaccccggctcAG ggggggatgaggaggaggaggaggaggaagaggaggaggaggaggaggaaggggggggctTCGCCCAGGGGGGGTCCCGCCGGGATGCCTGGACACAGACGGagccggggacccccccggacccccccggGCTGTTGGAGCGGATCGAGCAGCTGCGGGAG GAGCGGGACCGGTTGCTGGAGGAGAACCGGcggctccgccccgccccgccccccccgcccctcccccccccgctgGCCGCCCTGCGCGCGCTGCGCCTGCGcgacccgcccccccccccggactgA
- the SPRED3 gene encoding sprouty-related, EVH1 domain-containing protein 3 codes for MLRVRAVVMTRDDSSGGWVPTGGGGLSHVTVTRRREDGHRHRQYLIRGERLRDQAPTLECALRRDLEYNEVTPTFHHWRVGGSRFGLTFQSPADASAFRRGVRGALQALAAGSPSSSSSSSSSSSAGDRGDTGGRSPAPEQPPPSPPGSPRTPHPEPPPVPPTIVTSESSATGYRPLGGQPQPPPPLGEAEEPPETPPPRRDPRGARGYEDYRRAGGASAAGSAGTPPARVRFQKDPKGSPSCRIHGDPPPGAPSRCVYCRGVFSREENGRGQCRDAPDPAGRCVRRLSCLWCAESLLYHCMADAEGDFSAPCSCGGGHPHCCARWLAPAALALLVPCLCCYPPLRACHWCGGHCGCCGGRHKAAR; via the exons ATGCTGCGGGTGCGAGCCGTGGTGATGACCCGCGACGACTCGAGCGGCGGGTGGGTGCCCACGGGCGGGGGGGGCCTCAGCCACGTCACGGTCACCCGGCGGCGGGAGGACGGTCACCGTCACCGGCAGTACCTGATCCGGGGGGAGAGGCTGCGGGACCAGGCC cccacgctGGAGTGCGCCCTGCGCCGGGACCTGGAGTACAACGAGGTGACCCCCACCTTCCACCACTGGCGGGTCGGGGGGAGCCGCTTCGGGCTGACCTTCCAGAGCCCCGCCGACGCCAGCGCCTTCCGCAGGGGCGTGCGGGGGGCCCTGCAGGCCCTGGCCGCGG GCTCCCCGTCTTcgtcctcttcctcctcctcctcctcctcagcaggggacaggggggacacggggggtcGCAGCCCTGCGCCAGAGcagccccccccttccccgccgggGTCCCCCCGGACCCCCCACCCTGAGCcacccccagtgccccccaccATCGTCACCAGCGAGTCCTCGGCCACCGGCTACCGGCCCCTGGGCGGGCAG ccgcagccgccgccgccgctgggGGAGGCCGAGGAGCCGCCGGAGACCCCCCCACCGCGCCGGGACCCCCGAGGCGCCCGCGGCTACGAGGACTACCGTCGCGCCGGCGGGGCCTCTGCCGCCGGCTCCGCCGGCACGCCGCCCGCCCGCGTCCGCTTCCAGAAGGATCCGAAGGGTTCCCCCTCCTGCCGCATCCACGGGGACCCCCCTCCCGGAGCCCCCTCCCGCTGCGTCTACTGCCGGGGGGTCTTCAGCCGGGAGGAGAACGGCCGCGGGCAGTGCCGGGACGCGCCGGATCCCGCCGGACGCTGCGTCCGCCGTCTGAGCTGCCTGTGGTGCGCCGAGAGCCTCCTCTACCACTGCATGGCGGACGCCGAGGGGGATTTTTCGGCGCCCTGCTCttgcgggggggggcacccccacTGCTGCGCCCGCTGGCTGGCCCCCGCCGCCCTGGCGCTGCTGGTGCCGTGCCTCTGCTGCTACCCCCCCCTGCGCGCCTGCCACTGGTGCGGCGGCCACTGCGGCTGCTGCGGCGGGAGGCACAAGGCCGCGCGGTGA
- the PSMD8 gene encoding 26S proteasome non-ATPase regulatory subunit 8, whose translation MAMAAAGLVVNGAEGAGGLKAAAGMYEQLKGEWSRKSPNLSKCGEALGRLKLALLELNFLPTTGTKLTKQQLILARDILEIGAQWSILKKDIPSFERYMAQLKCYYFDYKEELPESAYKHQLLGLNLLFLLSQNRVAEFHTELERLPAKEIQSNVYIKHPVSLEQYLMEGSYNKVFLAKGNIPAESYTFFIDILLDTIRDEIAGCIEKAYEKILFNEATRILFFTTAKKMTDYAKKRGWVLGPNNYYSFSSRQQKPEDATIPSTELAKQVIEYARQLEMIV comes from the exons ATGGCGATGGCGGCGGCCGGGCTGGTGGTGAACGGGGCGGAGGGCGCGGGGGGGCTGAAGGCGGCGGCCGGCATGTACGAGCAGCTGAAGGGCGAGTGGAGCCGCAAGAGCCCCAACCTCAGCAAGTGCGGGGAGGCGCTGGGCCGCCTCAAG CTGGCCCTGCTGGAGCTCAACTTTCTGCCCACCACCGGCACGAAGCTGACCAAGCAACAGCTCATCCTGGCCA gagaTATCCTGGAGATCGGCGCCCAGTGGAGCATCCTGAAGAAGGACATCCCCTCCTTTGAGCGCTACATGGCCCAGCTCAAATGCTATTATTTCGACTATAA GGAGGAGCTGCCGGAGTCGGCCTACAAGCACCAGCTGCTGGGGTTGAACCTGCTCTTCTTGCTGTCCCAGAACCGGGTGGCCGAGTTTCACACCGAGCTGGAGCGGCTGCCGGCCAAGGAGATCCAGAGCAACGTCTACATCAAACACCCCGTCTCCCTCGAGCAG TATTTGATGGAGGGCAGCTACAACAAAGTCTTCCTGGCAAAAGGCAACATCCCGGCGGAAAGCTACACCTTCTTCATTGATATCCTGCTGGATACCATCCG GGACGAGATCGCCGGCTGCATCGAGAAAGCTTATGAGAAAATCCTTTTTAACGAAGCCACCCGCATCCTCTTCTTCACCACCGCCAAGAAAATGACCGACTACGCCAAGAAG CGTGGTTGGGTGTTGGGTCCCAACAACTACTACAGCTTCAGCAGTCGCCAGCAGAAGCCGGAGGATGCCACCATCCCCTCCACCGAACTGGCCAAGCAGGTCATCGAATACGCGCGGCAACTGGAAATGATCGtttaa